In Equus quagga isolate Etosha38 chromosome 14, UCLA_HA_Equagga_1.0, whole genome shotgun sequence, the genomic stretch CGTGGAGGGCATCGATGGGGTCCAAGCCCTGAGAGTGGACAAGACCACCCAGGAGGGGTGccggtgggggagggaagagaccCAAGGACCCAGCCCTGGGCCCacgagggagaaagagggagagcgaggggggcccagagaggtgggagggaagccGGGCAGGTGGCAGGTCCGGGGCTGCGTGGGGACAGAGTTCCCAGGAGGAGGGTGGACTGGCCGGGTCAGACACTGCGGAGAcggggaggaggacagagaagtgACCGCTGGACTTAACCCGACGTGGCCACTGACCCTGGCCGGGGCATTTTCTGCAGCCTCGGGGGACTGAGAGGAGCTGAGGGCACGGCAGCTCGTCACGTTGAGTGAGGGCCCTCGGCGGGGCCGTGTGAGCCTGAGGTGGTGGGTCAGGGCCCCACGGGGTGTGCTAGAACCTGCGGGTCATTTTAGGGCCCGAGGAAGCGTGTTAGGGGTTGCAGAAGCATGTGAGGGCATGTGCCACATTGCACGCCACACCTGCCACCAGGAGGATGGAACGTGGGGGGTTAGGTCCCCCCAGTCTCACTAACTACAACCCCCCAGGGACAACCTGTACCGGGTGGAGCTGGAGCCCCCCACGTCCTCGGAGCTGCGATACCAGCGGGTGAGGATGGGCTGCAGGTGGGGGGAGAGAGGGCAGCGCTCGGGGTTCCCACCAAGGGGACCTGACACTGTCCTGGGGACCAAGGTGGATTCGGGGCTGCCGGGCGGGGGTTCCTAGGGTTGTCAGGGACCCCGCTCCCCTCACCAGCTCCCTGTGCCCCCAGAAGCTGACCTGGCGCTCCAACCCCAGCGACATCAACGTGTGTCGGATGAAGGGCAAGCAGGAGGTGAGTGGGCCCTGGCCACGCCCCGAGCCCGCGCTGGCCACGCCCCGGCCACGCCCCCAATCCGTCCTGGCCACGCCCACCGCAAAATCCTCCTCGCTTTCATCCTAGGCTAGGACCCTGGTGTTGCCATGGCTACGCCCAGAGCCTGGCCACGCCCCCAAAATTGTCCTTAGTTATGGCCACGCCCACAGCCCTGGTCTTCCCGTAGCTCCACCCCTTCAACGGCCGCTGATACAAAGTATTTCACTGTCTTGGCCCCGCCCTCAGTCATGGCCACGCCCCCAGCCCAGTTTTATTTGAGCCACGCCCCTAACGTCCTGGCCACGCCCACATCCCTGGCCCCTCCCCGCAAGGCCCCAGGTCTTCCCTGGCCCCGCTCTCCGCCGTAGCCACGCCCCCGCCCCGTGGCCACGCCCACCTTGGCTTCCCCAGGGCGAGTGTCGAAACTTCGTGAAGGTGCTGCTGCTTCGGGACGAATCCACGCTGTTCGTGTGCGGATCCAATGCGTTCAACCCCGTCTGTGCCAACTACAGCGTGAGTCTCCGCCCCTCGGAGCCCTGCTCCCGGCCTGTGCTCCCCTGTCCTCGGCCACGgcacctcctgcaggaagccctcctggatatgccctcctgctccctcacctcGAACTAAGGATGAGGCTCCCAAAGGAGGCCTGTGCAGGGGTCAGGGAACCCCAGCCACTTAACTAGGATTGACTCTCAGCATCATTTACAGACCAACACgctgagcccagagaggttaagggactgAGCAAGTCACACAGCATCCAACAGGAGCCAGGATTCCCCTTGCAGTGGTGGCTGGTGGAGCGGGGGAGTTGCTAGGAACCCTGACACTCAGGCCCTGTCCCCCCGCAGATGGACACGCTGCAGCCCCTCGGGGACAACATCAGCGGCATGGCCCGCTGCCCGTACGACCCCAAGCACGCCAACGTGGCCCTCTTCTCTGGTGAGTGTCCCCCAGCTCTGACCCTCTGATGGGGGCCCGGCCCCGAGCAAGGCGTGGTGGCATTTTCCACTCTTGGAGTCCGGGTTGTTTAGAAGGTGGCTAGGGGACCACAGTTGGGGTCAGCCAGGGTCGGGGCTCAGCTTGGGGCATACCCTGGAGTGTGGACAGGATTCACGTGGGCTCAGTCCTGGAAGATCGAGTTCTGAcccaccagcccctggcctctctgatctcatctctcaCCTGCCTCCCCCTCGACTCACCCCCATCCAGAAGGGATGCTCTTCACGGCCACTGTCACCGACTTCCTAGCCATCGACGCCGTCATCTACCGCAGCCTCGGGGACCGGCCCACTCTGCGCACCGTGAAACATGACTCCAAGTGGTTCAAAGGTGGGGTGGGCATTCATCAAATCCCCTCACCAGAATAAGAGTCTccaaggagacagggaggggccTCCCATCTCGTGTTTGGAACCTACTGGTCTCTCTGAAGCTAAAGCTAGAGGAAAGATTTAAGTTGAATCTAAAGTAAAACTTGCTGGAAATGGGTGGCTTAGAAGCCTGAAATGGAACTATAAGAAGGGTACGGCAGGGTGATGTCCCCCCTTCATAATAAAAGCAGCACCCTGGCGGATGTGTTCCCAGCCCCAGCACACGCTTTCTCATGGCGGGGGCTGGGCTCTGACCCCCATTCTCCTACAGAGCCCTACTTCGTCCATGCGGTGGAGTGGGGCAGCCACATCTACTTCTTTTTCCGGGAGATCGCGATGGAGTTTAACTTTCTGGAGAAGGTAAGGCCGTACGCCCGCCCTCGGCCCCCCAGAGAGGCCGGCGTAGCGGGGCGCAGGGCTGAGAGGCTCTGATCGTGGGAAGCGGGGAGCAGAGGTGGATCCATGAGTCTCCACCCGGGGTGAGAGGGTGCCGCCCCCCACCCTGGTCCTCAAGGGCCGGGCTCCCGAGGTGGAGCCATCTGTGGAAGAACCTGGGTGCACAGCCCTGGGTGAGGGTCTCGGCTTTGCAGTCAGACACACCCCTGGGATCCGGTTCTGGTGCTGCCCACCCGCCCGTCCGCCATCCGCCTGCCATCCTCCCTCCACCGTCCATCCATCTgccctctcccccgccccctccgccGCCCGTCTGTCTCTTCTTCAGCCCGCCCCCCGGCCATGCCCAGCTACCCACCTGCCCACCCACCAGCTCAGACACCCTCCATCCGGCCGGCCGCTCGCCCACCTTTTCCATGCTCCTCTATATCTGTCCTCGCATGTCCCACTCGCTCACTTATTCACCCGTTTGTCCATCTACTGTCCGGTCATTCGTTTTCCTAACCATCCGTTGATCTGTCCTCCTACCCTCTGCTCATCCGTCCGCCATCCGTGTCTCCGTCTCCCTCCACACCCTTCTGTGTAGCCAGTTACGTAGCCACCCAGCTCCTCTCATAACCTGCTCGTCCATTCTGTTCCACTTTCTGTCCAGCCATGCATCTGCTCACCCATTGCCATGGGCCACCCACCCGTTCACTCATTCTCCATGCAACCACTGTTCATCTACTTACCTGTCTTTTcttccatctacccacccacccacccatccgtCTACCCATTCCTCCACGCACACATCCATCTGCTCTTCTGTTCGTCCATCCACCCCTccacccgtccatccatccacccgcccacccacccatccatccatcatccgtccatccatccatccaccatccatccatccatccacccatccacccatccacccatccatccaccatccatccaccatccacccacccacccacccacccatccatccaccatccacccatccatccatccacccacccatccatccatccatccatccaccatccatccatccatccaccatccatccatccatccatccatccaccatccatccatccatccacccctccatccatccaccatccatccaccatccatccatccacccacccatccatccatcatccatccaccatccatccatccatccacccacccatccatccatcatccatccaccatccatccatccatccacccatccacatactcctccatccctccatctatTGATTATCTCCTTCATTATCCATCATTTTCTCCTTCCAACTCAtttatccatccctccatccacaatccatccattcatctctccatctacccatccatccggCCCCTCAATTCCTCACGCAGCCAGACAGTTAAGTGCACAGACTGCCGTTTACTaccagtgtgaccttgggccagtcacttccccttctccgtgcctcagtttccccatccctACAGTGAGCATATCGGTGGGCCCTCCTTCACAGAGCTTTGGGAGGACAGCAAGAGAAGATGGGGATGAAGTGCTGGTACATACTGAGCGACCAATAGATGGAAGCAGTGATGATTACGATTGTCACGTTGCTCTGACCGTCACTGTCGTCCCCACGTTTCCGCTGGGGGATTTGGTGCCGAGATGGCTACAGGGCAGTGAGCCCGGGCCAGCGTCCTCCCTCCCGGCCGGGGTGGCGGGCAGCGCGGCCTGCAGATGGGCCTTCTCGGACTCGGGGCTCAGGCGCCCGTGTGTCCGCTGTGGCGCCAGGTGGTGGTGTCGCGCGTGGCCCGTGTGTGCAAGAACGACGTGGGCGGCTCCCCGCGCGTGCTGGAGAAGCAGTGGACGTCCTTCCTGAAGGCGAGGCTCAACTGCTCGGTGCCCGGCGACTCCCACTTCTACTTCAACGTGCTGCAGGCCGTCACGGGCGTGGTCAGCCTGGGCGGCCGGCCTGTGGTCCTCGCCGTCTTCTCCACCCCCAGCAACAGGTCAGCGCGCCCCAACGGGAGTGGATGGGGGACCTCGGGTGGACGTGAGCCGAGAGGCCCCACAGTCACTCGGCAAACATTCCCTGGGTCCTGGGCTCAGAAAGGTTGGAGAGGTCTCAGCCCCAGACCAGGGTGGGACAAAGCCACACACTGACCCTCCAAGGCCCTTTGGTCAGAACTGGGCAgattgtgggggaggggggggtgtCCTCATCTCTTGCCTTTGGAGGAAatctgggagggcttcctggaggaggggacattgGAATTAGGCTTCAATGGGTgtgagatgaaggaagagaaaagagtgtTCCAAGTTGGAGggacagcctgtgcaaaggccctgaggctgctGCAATGAGCTTGGGTTGTTTAAACAACAGAGAGAGGACCCGGGTGGGTGGCGTCTCCGGCCCAGGGGACTGACCCTCTGGCAGCTCAGAGGACGCAGCCTCCGCCACATGCCCCGACCCGGGCTCACCTCCCTTTCTTCTACTCCCCCCACCAGCATCCCCGGCTCAGCCGTCTGCGCCTTTGACATGACGCAGGTGGCCGCCGTGTTCGAAGGCCGCTTCCGCGAGCAGAAGTCCCCGGAGTCCATCTGGACGCCGGTGCCCGAGGACCAGGTGCCGCGGCCCCGGTGAGAGCCCCCTCATCCCAGGACAGGTGTCACGTGGGGGCCTGTCCCCACGGCGGGACGTCCACACGGGGTTTGAGCCGTGGCTGAGTCTGGCCGCTCCTGTGACACACGTGGGGGACACGGCAGCCCTTCGAGCAGGGTGGCGGGACCCCCGCGGCCGCCTTGACCCCGCCCCGTCCCCCAGGCCCGGCTGCTGCGCGGCTCCCGGCATGCAGTACAACGCGTCCAGCGCCTTCCCCGACGACATCCTCAGCTTCGTCAAGACCCACCCCCTGATGGACGAGGCCGTGCCCTCACTGGGCCAGGGGCCCTGGATCGTACGCACCCTCATGCGGTGGGTGCCTGCGCGTGGCCAGGGCCCGGGGACGGCGGGAGGATGGAGGGCGGCCCCGCTGGAGCCAGGCGCTCGAGACGGCTGCGGGCACGGGCTGCCCGGAGACAGGGAGACGGAGAGACACGGGGagacagagacggagagagacaaagagggacagagatggagagagacaaagagggacagagagagacctgggggagcagagatggagagagacacatagagacagagagagacatggggagacagagatggagagagacacgaggagacagagacagagagagacacggggagatggagacagagagacacacgAGGAGacggagagagacacagagagacagagacgaagagagacacagggagacaaagatggagagagacagtcAGAGACAGAGACGCTCAGAGAGCCAGACAATGGGGACATTCAGGGCCACAGGTGCAGGTGGGAGGCGGGCTGGGGGTGCGCAGGGCTGTGGACCCTGACCCCTACCTGCCCCGGCCCAGGCACCAGCTGACGCGCGTGGCCGTGGACGTGGCCGCCGGGCCCTGGGGCAACGAGACCGTGGTCTTCCTGGGCTCCGAGGCGGGCACCGTCCTCAAGTTCCTCGTGTGGCCCAACGCCAGCACCCCGGGTGCCACTGGGCCCAGCGTCCTCCTGGAGGAGTTCGAGACCTACCGGCCCGACAGGTGGGAGTGGCCGTGGCCGCACGCGGGGTGGCGGGTGGGGTGGTGGGGCGCCTGTCATGACTCTCACCTGTCCGCTCACCCAGGTGCGGACGAACCAGCGGCAGCGAGACGGGGCAGCGGCTGCTGAGCCTGGAGCTGGACGTGGCCTCGGGTGGCCTGCTGGCAGCCTTCCCCCGCTGTGTGGTCCGGGTACCCGTGGCCCGCTGCCAGCAGTACTCGGGGTGCATGAAGTGAGTGCCCCCTGGCCGGCTttggggagggaggccagggagaTGAGCATGGGAGCAGAGGGCACGATGCTGACTCATTGAATGATGAGCTGGGTGGAGGtcacagcctgtgcaaaggccctggggcaggcgtgtgggaggagcagagggaggagggagggcagggaggggtcgGGCAGGTCGTGCAGGGCCTGGGGGGCCACGGGGAGGACTCGGCTTCTTCCCCCAGGgagggggagcctggagggctgcaggcagaggagggcgAGATCTGATTGACATTTTTAAGAGCAGCAGCATCCAGGGGACAAGGAGGCGGCTGTTTCTCTGCCTCTAAAACGGGTGGAAAGATCACACGCAGATAAAGCACAGCCCACCCTCGGCTTGGTGTGAGGCCCCCACACGCAAACCCCCACCCCGCGCCCACTGTCACGGCCATGATGTCGCCACAGCCCGGAGCCAGGGCTCAGACCGTGTGGGCTCCAGTGCCGCCTCTGCCATTTGGATGAAACTGAACTTTGTTGAGCCTCAGTGTcattatctggaaaatgggcagGGGTGGCCCCCGCTGCGAAGATTTGTCAGGAGGACTCCCGGGGTCGATAGCAGGGGCCGCCGCGGAAGGGACCAAGGCTGATGGCCCCCCGGGCCCCTTGTCTGCTCCAGGAACTGTATCGGCAGCCAGGACCCCTACTGCGGGTGGGTCCCCGACGGCGCCTGCGTCTTCCTGAGCCCCGGCACCAGGTACCGGGGGGCGGAGGGGTGGCGTCTGACCCTCCTGATGGTCGGGGCTCCCCCACCTCGGCGCCCTGACAGGGGTTTCTGCTGACCGTGCCTCtcgcccccgccccacccccttAGAGCCCCCTTCGAGCAGGACGTATCCGGGGCCAGCACGGCAGGCTTAGGGGACTGCACGGGTAAGTGGACgtgggcaggaggcctggggacccTGAACGCTGGTCCTGGTCCTCACGCCCTTTCCCGCTGTGCCCAGAGGGGTGGGGGTACTGGCTTCCATCAGGACTTCGGGCGGGCGGGGGGTCCCACTCCCGGGCggggaggcaggagaaggatAGACAGACGCCAGGGGAACAGAGACGCTGAGAGACAGATACAAAGAGACAGCCCAAGGCAGACAGATGAACTTTGAGAAGACGGACGGACGGATGGACGGATAAGCCCGAGGCAGCGGGAGGCGCGGGGACCGTCCCCTGGCTGTCCCCTCTCACGCCCCTCTGCCGGCCAGGGCTCCTGCGGGCCAGCCTCTCGGAGGAGCGCGCCGGGCTGGTGTCGGTGAACCTGCTGGTGACGTCGTCGGTGGCGGCCTTCGTGGTGGGCGCCGTGGTGTCCGGCTTCAGCGTGGGCTGGTACGTGGGCCTCCGCGAGCGGCGCGAGCTGGCCCGTCGCAAGGACAAGGAGGCCATCCTGGCGCACGGGGGCGGCGAGGCCGTGCTGAGCGTGAGCCGACTGGGCgagcggcgggcgggcggccccGGGGGCCGGGGCGGCGTTGGGGGCGCCGGGGGGCCCCCCGAGGCCCTGCTGGCCCCGCTCATGCAGAACGGCTGGGCCAAGGCCACGCTGCTGCAGGGCGGCCCCCACGACCTGGACTCGGGGCTGCTGCCCACGCCCGAGCAGACGCCGCTGCCGCAGAAGCGCCTGCCCACCCCGCACCCCCACGCGCTGGGCCCCCGCACCTGGGAGCACGGCCACCCCCTGCTCCCCGCCTCCGCCTCGTCCTCCCTCCTGCTGCTGGCCCCCGCCCGGGCCCCCGAGCAGCCCCCCGCGCCCGGCGACCCGATCCCCGATCCCCGCCTCTATGCCACCCGGCCCGGCCGGGCCTCCCACGGCGACTTCCCGCTCACCCCCCATGCCAGCCCGGACCGCCGGCGGGTGGTGTCAGCGCCCACGGGCCCCTTGGACCCAAGCTCAGCCGCCGACAGCCTCCCGCGGCCCTGGAGCCCGCCGCCCACGGGCAGCCTCCGGAGGCCGGGTCCCCACGCCCCGCCGGCTGCCGCCCTGCGCCGCACACACACTTTCAACAGCGGCGAGGGCCGGCCTGGGGACCGCCACCGCGGCCGCCACATCCGGCCCGGCACGGACTTGGCCCACCTGCTGTCCTACGGGGGGCCGGACAGGACTGCGCCCCCCGTGCCCTAGGCCGGGGTCCCCGGACGCCTCAGCGGTGCCAGCCACGGGAACCTAGGACGGGGGCCCGGCTCCGAGTGGGTGCTCCGGCCCCCCGACCCCAGCCGCGGGGGAGGCCCCCTCCGCCGCACGGAAGCACAACGAGCCCGGCCCCCCACCTGCTTGCGGCCGCAGGACACTGAGGCAGTTTGAGGGGGGGCGGTGGGCGGGAGGAACGTGCCACGATTTGCGGGTGACCTTCTGCGCgtgggttttggtttgttttcgaTTTgcgtttcttttgctgttttctacTCAATTGCACAAGTCCGTTCTCGGGGCTGCGGCCCGGGGGGCTTGGAGGcggtgggatggggagagggggcCGCAGCCGCAGACCCGAggcccctccccgcctccccccgcccccgaaaagtccctccttcccccaggctcctggcgtgtgtgggtgtgtgtgcgtgtgcatgctgTGTTCGTGTGCAAGGGGCCGGGAAGGGGAGGGtggcgtgtgcgtgtgtgtgcgcccGCGAGGGCTGCTGCCGGCGTGTGCGTGGGGCGGGCCACGCGTGCGCGTGCGGTGTGCGCGTGTCTGTGTGCGACTGCGGTGGCCCCAGCGGCCTGGGCGTCGCTGAGCTGACGCCGGGGCTTCCAGAAGGCCGGGGGGCCGTCGAGGTGCCGGTTCGAAGTCGCAGGGGGAGCTGGGGACGGGGGTTCAGGCGggggggctgggagggcctgCCCGAAAGTCACTGTGGCAGCAGCTGTCTAAAGGGCTCGGCGGtctcggggtgggggggcggcCAAGGCGGGCGGGCCCCCCTGTAAATACGGCCCCAGGGTGGTCAGAGGGTCCCACGCCACCTGTCCCCTTGTGACCTCCCCCTTTGACCTCCAGCTGACCATGCATGCCAGCTGAGTGGCCGGCTGAGCCCTGGCTCCTCTCTGGagtctgcctcccccaccccctccccgtcAATAAAACTGTTTACAACCACCGGCCCCCAAGGCTTTGGGTCTGCTCTGTCCCCTGGGGGTGGGACCCGCATGATCATGGCGTGGCCCAGGGCAATTGGGAGCCTCCGAGAGACTCGGGGCTGGGTCATCCCAGTGACTTTTGGGAAGCTGGTGtggaaatgaggagagagagtTGGGGGGAGGTCCCCGTCTTCATCTGGAGGGGGCCGGGCCATCGATTGGTCCTTCAGCAAACAGTCATCAcgcatctaccatgtgccaggcactgtgtggggACAAAGACCCCATCCTCGTGGAATTCAGAGCCTGGTGGGGGAGACCGACCACATGCAAGCAACTTAGGACTTGATTTGAGGTTGCAATATGTAATGAAGAAAAAGGCAGATGATGTGTCAggaaggtggggggtggggacggGGTGGTCAAGGAGGGCctgctggaggaggtggcatttgagccgAGATGGGATGGGTGAGAAGGAGCACCCGTGGGGACGTGTGCAGAGGGAGTGTTTCAGGCAgcgggaacagccagtgcaaaggccctgaggtaggagcaagctgggaggaggggtgaggtgaccagtggggctggagcagcgtgagtgagggagggggcagggggtggagatGAGGAcggagaggaaggcagg encodes the following:
- the SEMA6B gene encoding semaphorin-6B isoform X1: MRSYLAPPGCPPFWKGRGGLGTSGCPLRSPGLAMRTPRAPPPRPALLLLLLLGGAHGLFPEESPPLSIAPRDYLNHYPVFVGSGPGRLTPAEGSEDLNIQRVLRVNRTLFIGDRDNLYRVELEPPTSSELRYQRKLTWRSNPSDINVCRMKGKQEGECRNFVKVLLLRDESTLFVCGSNAFNPVCANYSMDTLQPLGDNISGMARCPYDPKHANVALFSEGMLFTATVTDFLAIDAVIYRSLGDRPTLRTVKHDSKWFKEPYFVHAVEWGSHIYFFFREIAMEFNFLEKVVVSRVARVCKNDVGGSPRVLEKQWTSFLKARLNCSVPGDSHFYFNVLQAVTGVVSLGGRPVVLAVFSTPSNSIPGSAVCAFDMTQVAAVFEGRFREQKSPESIWTPVPEDQVPRPRPGCCAAPGMQYNASSAFPDDILSFVKTHPLMDEAVPSLGQGPWIVRTLMRHQLTRVAVDVAAGPWGNETVVFLGSEAGTVLKFLVWPNASTPGATGPSVLLEEFETYRPDRCGRTSGSETGQRLLSLELDVASGGLLAAFPRCVVRVPVARCQQYSGCMKNCIGSQDPYCGWVPDGACVFLSPGTRAPFEQDVSGASTAGLGDCTGLLRASLSEERAGLVSVNLLVTSSVAAFVVGAVVSGFSVGWYVGLRERRELARRKDKEAILAHGGGEAVLSVSRLGERRAGGPGGRGGVGGAGGPPEALLAPLMQNGWAKATLLQGGPHDLDSGLLPTPEQTPLPQKRLPTPHPHALGPRTWEHGHPLLPASASSSLLLLAPARAPEQPPAPGDPIPDPRLYATRPGRASHGDFPLTPHASPDRRRVVSAPTGPLDPSSAADSLPRPWSPPPTGSLRRPGPHAPPAAALRRTHTFNSGEGRPGDRHRGRHIRPGTDLAHLLSYGGPDRTAPPVP
- the SEMA6B gene encoding semaphorin-6B isoform X2 — encoded protein: MRTPRAPPPRPALLLLLLLGGAHGLFPEESPPLSIAPRDYLNHYPVFVGSGPGRLTPAEGSEDLNIQRVLRVNRTLFIGDRDNLYRVELEPPTSSELRYQRKLTWRSNPSDINVCRMKGKQEGECRNFVKVLLLRDESTLFVCGSNAFNPVCANYSMDTLQPLGDNISGMARCPYDPKHANVALFSEGMLFTATVTDFLAIDAVIYRSLGDRPTLRTVKHDSKWFKEPYFVHAVEWGSHIYFFFREIAMEFNFLEKVVVSRVARVCKNDVGGSPRVLEKQWTSFLKARLNCSVPGDSHFYFNVLQAVTGVVSLGGRPVVLAVFSTPSNSIPGSAVCAFDMTQVAAVFEGRFREQKSPESIWTPVPEDQVPRPRPGCCAAPGMQYNASSAFPDDILSFVKTHPLMDEAVPSLGQGPWIVRTLMRHQLTRVAVDVAAGPWGNETVVFLGSEAGTVLKFLVWPNASTPGATGPSVLLEEFETYRPDRCGRTSGSETGQRLLSLELDVASGGLLAAFPRCVVRVPVARCQQYSGCMKNCIGSQDPYCGWVPDGACVFLSPGTRAPFEQDVSGASTAGLGDCTGLLRASLSEERAGLVSVNLLVTSSVAAFVVGAVVSGFSVGWYVGLRERRELARRKDKEAILAHGGGEAVLSVSRLGERRAGGPGGRGGVGGAGGPPEALLAPLMQNGWAKATLLQGGPHDLDSGLLPTPEQTPLPQKRLPTPHPHALGPRTWEHGHPLLPASASSSLLLLAPARAPEQPPAPGDPIPDPRLYATRPGRASHGDFPLTPHASPDRRRVVSAPTGPLDPSSAADSLPRPWSPPPTGSLRRPGPHAPPAAALRRTHTFNSGEGRPGDRHRGRHIRPGTDLAHLLSYGGPDRTAPPVP